The following are encoded in a window of Pyramidobacter piscolens W5455 genomic DNA:
- a CDS encoding TfoX/Sxy family protein — protein MASSKKFLSFIMEQLSELPEIAFRPMMGEYVLYYRDKVIGGVYDDRFLVKPAAAAASLMPGAAFELPYEDERPMLMVRDVENRDFLKKLVEATYDDLPPPKKKK, from the coding sequence ATGGCGTCAAGCAAAAAATTTTTGTCTTTTATCATGGAACAGCTCTCGGAACTGCCGGAAATCGCTTTCCGGCCGATGATGGGAGAATACGTCCTCTATTATCGGGACAAAGTCATCGGCGGCGTTTACGACGACCGTTTCCTCGTCAAGCCCGCCGCGGCGGCCGCCTCGCTGATGCCTGGCGCGGCCTTCGAACTCCCCTACGAGGACGAGAGGCCGATGCTCATGGTACGCGACGTCGAGAACCGAGATTTCCTCAAAAAGCTCGTCGAAGCGACGTACGACGATTTGCCGCCCCCCAAGAAAAAGAAATAA
- a CDS encoding GIY-YIG nuclease family protein: protein MTAYYSYILRCADGTLYSGSTVDPQKRLAAHNAGRGAKYTRSRRPVRMIALWQWPDKRAAMSAEARLKRLTREEKLALAASDSSPFGGKRVPVPVEKRAEQN from the coding sequence ATGACGGCGTATTACAGCTACATTCTGCGCTGTGCCGACGGCACGCTGTACAGCGGCTCCACCGTCGATCCCCAAAAACGCCTGGCCGCCCACAATGCCGGGCGCGGCGCCAAATACACGCGCTCGCGCCGCCCCGTACGCATGATCGCCCTCTGGCAGTGGCCGGACAAACGCGCGGCCATGAGCGCCGAAGCGCGCCTCAAGCGCCTGACGCGGGAAGAGAAGCTGGCGCTGGCGGCGAGCGATTCTTCTCCGTTCGGCGGGAAGCGCGTCCCCGTTCCGGTGGAAAAACGGGCCGAACAAAATTAA